One part of the Arabidopsis thaliana chromosome 1 sequence genome encodes these proteins:
- the PP2-A5 gene encoding phloem protein 2 A5 (phloem protein 2 A5 (PP2-A5); FUNCTIONS IN: carbohydrate binding; INVOLVED IN: signal transduction, defense response, innate immune response; LOCATED IN: intrinsic to membrane, chloroplast; EXPRESSED IN: 21 plant structures; EXPRESSED DURING: 12 growth stages; CONTAINS InterPro DOMAIN/s: Toll-Interleukin receptor (InterPro:IPR000157); BEST Arabidopsis thaliana protein match is: phloem protein 2-A6 (TAIR:AT5G45080.1); Has 2031 Blast hits to 1936 proteins in 66 species: Archae - 0; Bacteria - 4; Metazoa - 0; Fungi - 0; Plants - 2027; Viruses - 0; Other Eukaryotes - 0 (source: NCBI BLink).): protein MSGASSVSSICSSNVSLIPTGPQVFINFRGKDLRKGFMSFLKPALKKEKINVFIDEQEERGKYLISLFDTIGESKIALVIFSEGYCESHWCMDELVKIKEYMDQNRLIIIPIFYRLDLDVVKDLTGKFGDNFWDLVDKYQPEPKKLHKWTEALFSVCELFSLILPKHSDISDRDFVKSIVKAVKKVQKNFFQRRNGEIEYQDFSVPACKLTITMHESPNEEAVQVTVLNEFYQMKNQSPVPSYEFKFWVDLTRPKGNVFMIDARDLSIAWSEDSNHWTWLPLPNQNSNESVMEIAFLKSASWLDVAGKFDTRYLTPRTRYEVVFVVKLEYTFEWETLVKLKLDLPNTWEKPQEQSVDMFDYISDQWLDIPVGEFTTSKKNVGEISFAMYEHECQLWKSGLFVKGVTIRPKY from the exons ATGTCGGGAgcatcttctgtttcttctatttgttcCTCTAATGTATCATTGATCCCTACGGGACCTCAAGTGTTCATCAATTTCCGGGGGAAAGATTTACGAAAAGGCTTCATGAGCTTTCTTAAGCCTgctttgaaaaaagaaaagatcaacGTGTTTATTGACGAACAAGAGGAGAGGGGCAAATACCTAATCAGTCTTTTTGATACGATAGGTGAGTCGAAAATCGCTTTGGTTATCTTTTCTGAAGGATACTGCGAGTCACATTGGTGTATGGACGAGCTGGTGAAAATCAAGGAATACATGGATCAAAACAGACTCATAATCATTCCAATATTCTACAGGCTTGATCTCGATGTGGTAAAAGATCTTACAGGAAAATTTGGCGATAATTTTTGGGATTTGGTAGATAAATATCAACCTGAACCAAAAAAGCTCCATAAATGGACGGAAGCTTTGTTCTCTGTTTGCGAATTGTTTTCCTTGATCTTACCAAAACacag TGACATTTCGGATAGAGATTTTGTAAAGTCAATCGTCAAGGCTGTTAAAAAAGTGCAGAAGAATTTCTTCCAACgaagaaatggagaaataGAATATCAAGATTTCTCAGTCCCTGCATGTAAACTCACTATCACTATGCACGAGTCACCAAA TGAGGAAGCCGTTCAAGTTACGGTGCTAAATGAATTTTACCAGATGAAGAATCAGTCACCAGTGCCCTCATACGAG TTCAAATTTTGGGTCGACCTTACGAGACCAAAGGGTAACGTTTTCATGATTGACGCAAGAGATCTTTCCATTGCATGGTCAGAGGACTCCAACCATTGGACCTGGCTCCCTCtcccaaaccaaaattcaaa TGAATCAGTGATGGAAATTGCATTTTTGAAAAGTGCTAGCTGGCTAGACGTAGCTGGAAAGTTTGACACTCGATATTTGACCCCGAGGACAAGGTACGAGGTGGTGTTCGTAGTGAAGTTAGAATACACATTCGAATGGGAGACACTAGTGAAGCTAAAGCTAGACTTGCCGAATACTTGGGAGAAACCGCAAGAACAGAGTGTGGACATGTTTGACTACATAAGTGACCAATGGCTCGATATTCCAGTTGGAGAGTTCACCACATCGAAGAAAAACGTCGGGGAAATCTCTTTTGCAATGTACGAACACGAGTGCCAACTGTGGAAGTCAGGCCTCTTCGTCAAAGGTGTTACAATTCGTCCCAAATACTAA
- the PP2-A5 gene encoding phloem protein 2 A5: protein MSGASSVSSICSSNVSLIPTGPQVFINFRGKDLRKGFMSFLKPALKKEKINVFIDEQEERGKYLISLFDTIGESKIALVIFSEGYCESHWCMDELVKIKEYMDQNRLIIIPIFYRLDLDVVKDLTGKFGDNFWDLVDKYQPEPKKLHKWTEALFSVCELFSLILPKHSDISDRDFVKSIVKAVKKVQKNFFQRRNGEIEYQDFSVPACKLTITMHESPNEEAVQVTVLNEFYQMKNQSPVPSYEFKFWVDLTRPKGNVFMIDARDLSIAWSEDSNHWTWLPLPNQNSK, encoded by the exons ATGTCGGGAgcatcttctgtttcttctatttgttcCTCTAATGTATCATTGATCCCTACGGGACCTCAAGTGTTCATCAATTTCCGGGGGAAAGATTTACGAAAAGGCTTCATGAGCTTTCTTAAGCCTgctttgaaaaaagaaaagatcaacGTGTTTATTGACGAACAAGAGGAGAGGGGCAAATACCTAATCAGTCTTTTTGATACGATAGGTGAGTCGAAAATCGCTTTGGTTATCTTTTCTGAAGGATACTGCGAGTCACATTGGTGTATGGACGAGCTGGTGAAAATCAAGGAATACATGGATCAAAACAGACTCATAATCATTCCAATATTCTACAGGCTTGATCTCGATGTGGTAAAAGATCTTACAGGAAAATTTGGCGATAATTTTTGGGATTTGGTAGATAAATATCAACCTGAACCAAAAAAGCTCCATAAATGGACGGAAGCTTTGTTCTCTGTTTGCGAATTGTTTTCCTTGATCTTACCAAAACacag TGACATTTCGGATAGAGATTTTGTAAAGTCAATCGTCAAGGCTGTTAAAAAAGTGCAGAAGAATTTCTTCCAACgaagaaatggagaaataGAATATCAAGATTTCTCAGTCCCTGCATGTAAACTCACTATCACTATGCACGAGTCACCAAA TGAGGAAGCCGTTCAAGTTACGGTGCTAAATGAATTTTACCAGATGAAGAATCAGTCACCAGTGCCCTCATACGAG TTCAAATTTTGGGTCGACCTTACGAGACCAAAGGGTAACGTTTTCATGATTGACGCAAGAGATCTTTCCATTGCATGGTCAGAGGACTCCAACCATTGGACCTGGCTCCCTCtcccaaaccaaaattcaaagtAA
- the PP2-A5 gene encoding phloem protein 2 A5 (phloem protein 2 A5 (PP2-A5); FUNCTIONS IN: carbohydrate binding; INVOLVED IN: signal transduction, defense response, innate immune response; LOCATED IN: intrinsic to membrane, chloroplast; EXPRESSED IN: 21 plant structures; EXPRESSED DURING: 12 growth stages; CONTAINS InterPro DOMAIN/s: Toll-Interleukin receptor (InterPro:IPR000157); BEST Arabidopsis thaliana protein match is: transmembrane receptors (TAIR:AT2G32140.1); Has 35333 Blast hits to 34131 proteins in 2444 species: Archae - 798; Bacteria - 22429; Metazoa - 974; Fungi - 991; Plants - 531; Viruses - 0; Other Eukaryotes - 9610 (source: NCBI BLink).), producing the protein MSGASSVSSICSSNVSLIPTGPQVFINFRGKDLRKGFMSFLKPALKKEKINVFIDEQEERGKYLISLFDTIGESKIALVIFSEGYCESHWCMDELVKIKEYMDQNRLIIIPIFYRLDLDVVKDLTGKFGDNFWDLVDKYQPEPKKLHKWTEALFSVCELFSLILPKHSDISDRDFVKSIVKAVKKVQKNFFQRRNGEIEYQDFSVPACKLTITMHESPNEEAVQVTVLNEFYQMKNQSPVPSYEVLIYICCLVS; encoded by the exons ATGTCGGGAgcatcttctgtttcttctatttgttcCTCTAATGTATCATTGATCCCTACGGGACCTCAAGTGTTCATCAATTTCCGGGGGAAAGATTTACGAAAAGGCTTCATGAGCTTTCTTAAGCCTgctttgaaaaaagaaaagatcaacGTGTTTATTGACGAACAAGAGGAGAGGGGCAAATACCTAATCAGTCTTTTTGATACGATAGGTGAGTCGAAAATCGCTTTGGTTATCTTTTCTGAAGGATACTGCGAGTCACATTGGTGTATGGACGAGCTGGTGAAAATCAAGGAATACATGGATCAAAACAGACTCATAATCATTCCAATATTCTACAGGCTTGATCTCGATGTGGTAAAAGATCTTACAGGAAAATTTGGCGATAATTTTTGGGATTTGGTAGATAAATATCAACCTGAACCAAAAAAGCTCCATAAATGGACGGAAGCTTTGTTCTCTGTTTGCGAATTGTTTTCCTTGATCTTACCAAAACacag TGACATTTCGGATAGAGATTTTGTAAAGTCAATCGTCAAGGCTGTTAAAAAAGTGCAGAAGAATTTCTTCCAACgaagaaatggagaaataGAATATCAAGATTTCTCAGTCCCTGCATGTAAACTCACTATCACTATGCACGAGTCACCAAA TGAGGAAGCCGTTCAAGTTACGGTGCTAAATGAATTTTACCAGATGAAGAATCAGTCACCAGTGCCCTCATACGAGGTCCTAATTTACATTTGCTGTCTTGTTAgttga
- the ABCI13 gene encoding non-intrinsic ABC protein 11 (non-intrinsic ABC protein 11 (NAP11); FUNCTIONS IN: transporter activity, ATPase activity; INVOLVED IN: lipid transport; LOCATED IN: chloroplast; EXPRESSED IN: 23 plant structures; EXPRESSED DURING: 13 growth stages; CONTAINS InterPro DOMAIN/s: ATPase, AAA+ type, core (InterPro:IPR003593), ABC transporter-like (InterPro:IPR003439), ABC transporter, conserved site (InterPro:IPR017871); BEST Arabidopsis thaliana protein match is: non-intrinsic ABC protein 3 (TAIR:AT1G67940.1); Has 424474 Blast hits to 380294 proteins in 4085 species: Archae - 7338; Bacteria - 330543; Metazoa - 9238; Fungi - 6335; Plants - 5254; Viruses - 18; Other Eukaryotes - 65748 (source: NCBI BLink).): MLSLSCSSSSSSLLPPSLHYHGSSSVQSIVVPRRSLISFRRKVSCCCIAPPQNLDNDATKFDSLTKSGGGMCKERGLENDSDVLIECRDVYKSFGEKHILKGVSFKIRHGEAVGVIGPSGTGKSTILKIMAGLLAPDKGEVYIRGKKRAGLISDEEISGLRIGLVFQSAALFDSLSVRENVGFLLYERSKMSENQISELVTQTLAAVGLKGVENRLPSELSGGMKKRVALARSLIFDTTKEVIEPEVLLYDEPTAGLDPIASTVVEDLIRSVHMTDEDAVGKPGKIASYLVVTHQHSTIQRAVDRLLFLYEGKIVWQGMTHEFTTSTNPIVQQFATGSLDGPIRY, translated from the exons ATGCTTTCGTTATcatgctcttcttcttcttcttcgttgcttCCTCCGAGTTTACACTACCACGGTTCTTCTTCTGTTCAGTCCATCGTTGTACCAAGAAGGAGTCTTATCTCGTTTCGTCGGAAAGTCTCTTGCTGTTGCATAGCTCCACCTCAGAACTTGGACAACGATGCCACCAAATTCGAT AGTCTTACCAAGTCTGGAGGAGGTATGTGTAAAGAGCGAGGGCTTGAGAATGATTCTGATGTTCTTATTGAATGTAGAGATGTCTATAAATCGTTTGGGGAGAAACATATCTTGAAAGGTGTTAGCTTTAAG ATTAGACATGGTGAAGCTGTTGGGGTGATTGGTCCTTCTGGAACTGGaaaatcaacaattttaaAGATTATGGCTGGTCTTCTTGCTCCAGACAAG GGAGAAGTTTATATACGAGGAAAAAAACGAGCTGGTTTGATAAGTGATGAGGAAATATCAGGACTTCGTATTGGCCTG GTATTTCAGAGTGCAGCTCTCTTTGATTCACTATCAGTTCGTGAAAATGTTGGTTTTCTACT TTATGAAAGATCAAAAATGTCCGAGAATCAAATATCTGAGCTTGTGACACAAACCTTGGCAGCTGTTGGTTTGAAG GGGGTTGAGAATCGATTACCTTCTGAGCTATCTGGTGGAATGAAGAAAAGGGTTGCTTTAGCTCGTTCACTAATTTTTGATACAACAAAAGAGGTCATAGAGCCAGAG GTGCTTTTGTACGATGAGCCAACTGCTGGACTTGATCCAATTGCATCAACTGTAGTTGAAGATCTTATACGGTCTGTTCACATGACAGACGAAGATGCAGTTGGAAAACCTGGAAAAATTGCGTCTTATCTTGTTGTTACCCATCAACATAGCACCATTCAAAGAGCTGTAGACAG GTTATTGTTTCTGTATGAAGGAAAGATCGTTTGGCAAGGAATGACACATGAATTCACAACCTCAACTAATCCAATAGTTCAACAG TTTGCTACAGGCAGCCTCGATGGACCAATCAGATACTAG
- the NPQ7 gene encoding antigen receptor-like protein (DUF565) (NONPHOTOCHEMICAL QUENCHING 7 (NPQ7); CONTAINS InterPro DOMAIN/s: Protein of unknown function DUF565 (InterPro:IPR007572); BEST Arabidopsis thaliana protein match is: Protein of unknown function (DUF565) (TAIR:AT3G56830.1); Has 195 Blast hits to 195 proteins in 63 species: Archae - 0; Bacteria - 57; Metazoa - 0; Fungi - 0; Plants - 109; Viruses - 0; Other Eukaryotes - 29 (source: NCBI BLink).): protein MACQIQASRVFPVLEIEKGLSFMINVFHRRIKASSITLTSFPYPMKSFQIRRPNRKIAFALDTGSSIPGDSGEGQEMNGDRTGLGSTRLGRIAIAGGKQLLGKINSARKNFPMKIFLLLLGFYTANALATILGQTGDWDVLVAGIVVAAIEGIGMLMYKKPSSSMFSGKLQSFVVFMNFWKAGVCLGLFVDAFKLGS, encoded by the exons ATGGCTTGTCAAATTCAAGCTTCACGCGTTTTCCCAGTTCTAGAAATTGAAAAAGGTCTCTCCTTTATGATAAATGTCTTCCATAGGAGAATAAAAGCTTCGTCCATTACTCTCACTTCATTTCCTTATCCCATGAAAAG TTTTCAGATAAGAAGACCAAACCGGAAAATAGCGTTTGCGTTAGACACTGGTTCTTCTATTCCTGGAGATAGTGGTGAAGGGCAAGAGATGAATGGAGACAGAACCGGTCTCGGTAGCACTCGGTTAGGTAGAATTGCGATTGCAGGAGGCAAACAGTTACTTGGGAAGATAAACTCTGCAAGAAAAAACTTCCCAATGAAGATATTTCTGCTGCTTCTTGGTTTCTACACTGCCAATGCACTAGCTACTATTCTTGGACAGACTGGTGATTGGGATGTGCTTGTTGCCGGAATCGTCGTTGCTGCGATCGAAGGAATCGGTATGCTTATGTATAAGAAACCGTCTTCTTCAATGTTTTCAGGGAAGTTGCagtcttttgttgtgtttatgaatttttggaAAGCTGGTGTTTGCTTAGGTCTCTTTGTTGATGCTTTCAAGTTGGGTAGTTAA
- a CDS encoding F-box/kelch-repeat protein: MHSSIFSYLRKKKVEVIVPSSLPDDVIEEIFIRLPVKELIRLKFSLPQEWRLRIESHGFGPRFHIYNPKLHPMFTYLANGGRTWIYLSTIFTTPLASIGAAGSRSRSLSLPA, from the exons ATGCATTCATCCATTTTTTCATATCTAAGGAAGAAAAAGGTGGAAGTGATTGTTCCATCATCACTACCAGACGACGTCATAGAGGAAATCTTCATAAGACTTCCAGTGAAAGAACTAATCCGACTCAAGTTTTCTCTTCCACAAGAATGGAGATTGAGGATCGAGTCTCATGGTTTCGGCCCACGATTCCACATATATAACCCGAAACTGCACCCCAT GTTCACATATTTGGCAAATGGTGGTCGAACTTGGATTTACCTAAGTACAATATTCACAACACCATTGGCTTCAATTGGAGCTGCTGGCTCTAGAAGTCGATCCCTTAGTCTTCCCGCCTAA
- the ARI8 gene encoding IBR domain-containing protein (ARIADNE 8 (ARI8); FUNCTIONS IN: ubiquitin-protein ligase activity; LOCATED IN: intracellular; EXPRESSED IN: 24 plant structures; EXPRESSED DURING: 15 growth stages; CONTAINS InterPro DOMAIN/s: Zinc finger, C6HC-type (InterPro:IPR002867), Zinc finger, RING-type (InterPro:IPR001841), Zinc finger, CCHC-type (InterPro:IPR001878), Zinc finger, RanBP2-type (InterPro:IPR001876); BEST Arabidopsis thaliana protein match is: IBR domain-containing protein (TAIR:AT2G31510.1); Has 2973 Blast hits to 2950 proteins in 222 species: Archae - 0; Bacteria - 0; Metazoa - 1311; Fungi - 559; Plants - 644; Viruses - 3; Other Eukaryotes - 456 (source: NCBI BLink).), whose translation MEADDDFYSGTENYSDYADSDEDDADGEYEFVDDAADDSDDLIFRRRQQNYSVLSEADICKLQEDDISRISTVLSISRNSSAILLRHYNWCVSRVHDEWFADEEKVRDAVGLLEKPVVDFPTDGELDCGICFETFLSDKLHAAACGHPFCDSCWEGYITTAINDGPGCLTLRCPDPSCRAAVGQDMINLLAPDKDKQKYTSYFVRSYVEDNRKTKWCPAPGCDYAVNFVVGSGNYDVNCRCCYSFCWNCAEEAHRPVDCDTVSKWVLKNSAESENMNWILANSKPCPKCKRPIEKNQGCMHITCTPPCKFEFCWLCLGAWTEHGEKTGGFYACNRYEAAKQDGIYDETEKRREMAKNSLERYTHYYERWATNQSSRQKALLDLKKMQTDDIEKLSDIQCQPESQLKFIIEAWLQIVECRRVLKWTYAYGFYIPDQEHGKRVFFEYLQGEAESGLERLHQCAEKELLPYLDAKGPSEDFNEFRTKLAGLTSVTKNYFENLVRALENGLSDVNSHDAYDRTSSSKSLGGKTKGSSSKASSSDSSHWPCEYCTYVNPRSTTICQMCEHGR comes from the exons ATGGAAGCTGATGACGATTTCTACAGCGGCACCGAAAACTACTCCGATTACGCCGACTCCGACGAAGATGACGCCGACGGCGAGTACGAGTTCGTTGACGACGCTGCTGATGATTCCGATGACCTTATCTTCCGTCGCCGCCAg cAAAATTATAGTGTGTTAAGCGAAGCAGATATTTGTAAGCTTCAAGAAGATGATATTTCAAGGATTTCTACTGTTTTGTCCATTTCGAGGAATTCATCTGCGATCCTGCTTCGTCACTACAATTG GTGTGTGAGCAGAGTTCATGATGAATGGTTTGCTGATGAGGAAAAGGTTCGAGATGCTGTTGGTTTATTAGAGAAACCTGTTGTTGATTTCCCAACTGATGGAGAA CTTGATTGTGGAATTTGTTTTGAGACTTTCCTTTCTGACAAATTGCATGCTGCTGCTTGTGGTCATCCATTCTGCGACTCATGTTGGGAag GTTATATCACCACAGCGATTAATGATGGTCCAGGGTGTCTTACATTACGATGTCCAGATCCTTCTTGCAGAGCTGCTGTTGGTCAGGATATGATCAATTTGCTAGCTCCTGATAAAGATAAGCAAAAGTACACTAGTTATTTTGTCAGATCATACGTTGAAGACAATAGAAAG ACCAAGTGGTGTCCCGCTCCTGGCTGTGACTATGctgtaaattttgttgttggaagTGGTAATTATGATGTGAATTGTCGCTGCTGTTACAGTTTCTGCTGGAAT TGTGCTGAAGAAGCTCACCGTCCTGTAGATTGTGACACTGTTTCTAAGTGGGTATTGAAGAATAGTGCTGAGTCGGAGAATATGAATTG GATTTTGGCAAATTCCAAGCCCTGTCCAAAATGCAAACGGccaatagagaaaaaccaGGGTTGTATGCATATTACGTGCACCCCACCATGTAAATTTGAGTTCTGCTG GCTTTGCCTTGGGGCGTGGACAGAGCATGGTGAGAAGACAGGTGGCTTTTATGCTTGTAACCGTTATGAAGCAGCAAAGCAAGATGGCATT TATGATGAGACTGAAAAACGCCGAGAGATGGCAAAGAACTCTCTTGAGAGATATACCCACTACTATGAGAGATGGGCAACCAATCAATCG TCTAGGCAAAAGGCGCTGCTGGATCTTAAGAAGATGCAAACAGATGAT ATTGAGAAGCTCAGTGACATACAGTGTCAGCCTGAATCACAACTGAAGTTCATTATAGAAGCATGGTTACAG ATAGTTGAATGCAGACGAGTTCTAAAATGGACATATGCCTATGGTTTTTACATACCTGACCAGGAGCATGGAAAAAGAGTGTTTTTTGAGTACTTGCAAG GCGAAGCTGAGTCGGGCCTTGAACGACTTCATCAATGTGCTGAAAAAGAGCTGCTACCATACTTAGATGCCAAAGGTCCAAGTGAAGATTTTAATGAATTCCGCACAAAACTGGCAGGTTTAACAAG TGTTaccaaaaactattttgaGAACTTGGTTAGAGCGCTGGAGAATGGGCTATCGGATGTGAACTCGCATGATGCATATGATCGAACTTCAAGTTCAAAGAGCTTAGGGGGGAAGACTAAGGGATCGAGTTCTAAAGCCAGCAGCTCCGATTCAAGCCATTGGCCTTGTGAATATTGCACTTACGTAAATCCAAGGTCGACCACCATTTGCCAAATGTGTGAACATGGCCGGTGA